Proteins found in one Scylla paramamosain isolate STU-SP2022 chromosome 44, ASM3559412v1, whole genome shotgun sequence genomic segment:
- the LOC135094180 gene encoding uncharacterized protein LOC135094180: MQDTPDTLTDLHHPCVRSCVEGDRRECHYIFTVEWYRSLSLECGDCPFNHTHCASHHCVFADGVQRPLVTVNRRLPGPFIHVCQWDEVVVNVENDLHLDSTSIHWHGIHQRGTPYMDGVPFLTQCPILPGTTFRYRFVADEPGTHYWHSHSGFQRTDGMFGALVVHQVPASDPHVTLYDTDDPKHTLVLTDWLNGLSFHKFINLHSAQDQDKPHTLLINGRGRFLTHKRGNEEATTPLHEVTVKAGKRHRFRTLSNSIRNCPIVISVDNHTLLVIAADGHPIQPITVDSLTIYGGERWDFVLTANQEQGTYWIKFQGLMHCGTRHKAAYQLAVLRYEGTEGVPDTRAPTSYHTTIREGFQLNTLDNAPGDGTFLTAAEMRSVTPTKEDISRHPDHTFWLNFNFYATKNPPQVMVHINGISFKLPSAPPLYQPNVDTSIFCNETSRKNCDEGFCHCPHVLTVKQDSLVEVVLVDESFVNHPFHLHGHSFYVIGMGQFGPGITKTKVQELDASGQVNRNFEHAPLKDTVTVPSGGYTVLRFLASNPGYWLFHCHLTFHVEMGMAMVFYVAGNHAAPPPPDDLPRCGLSGIDAL, from the exons ATGCAAGACACCCCTGACACCTTGACGGACCTCCACCACCCCTGCGTGAGGAGCTGCGTGGAGGGGGACAGGCGAGAGTGCCACTACATCTTCACC GTGGAGTGGTACAGGAGTCTGAGCCTCGAGTGTGGTGACTGTCCCTTCAACCACACACACTGCGCCTCCCACCACTGTGTTTTCGCCGACGGTGTGCAGAGGCCGCTGGTGACGGTGAACAGAAGGCTCCCCGGCCCCTTCAtccac GTATGCCAGtgggacgaggtggtggtgaatgtggaAAATGACCTCCATCTTGACTCCACCTCCATCCACTGGCACGGCATCCACCAGCGCGGCACTCCTTACATGGATGGAGTGCCCTTCCTCACCCAGTGCCCCATTCTGCCTGGCACCACCTTCAG GTATCGCTTTGTTGCAGACGAGCCGGGCACTCATTATTGGCACTCGCattcag GATTTCAAAGAACGGATGGCATGTTTGGCGCGCTAGTGGTTCATCAAGTGCCGGCCAGCGACCCTCACGTGACCCTTTATGACACAGATGACCCCAAACACACGCTCGTGCTCACTGATTGGCTGAATGGTCTGAGCTTTCACAAATTCATCAACTTGCATTCAGCGCAG GACCAAGACAAGCCCCACACATTGCTGATCAACGGGAGAGGAAGATTTCTGACGCACAAGAGAGGCAATGAGGAGGCAACCACACCGCTACATGAAGTCACAGTGAAGGcc GGCAAGAGGCACCGCTTTAGGACACTCAGCAACAGCATTAGAAACTGTCCCATAGTGATTTCCGTTGACAACCACACCTTGCTTGTCATCGCCGCGGATGGACACCCAATACAACCCATAACAG TCGACTCCCTGACGATATACGGGGGGGAGAGGTGGGACTTCGTGCTCACAGCCAATCAGGAGCAGGGAACGTACTGGATTAAATTTCAAGGTCTTATGCACTGCGGGACACGTCACAAGGCAGCCTATCAG TTGGCAGTGCTGCGGTACGAGGGGACAGAGGGCGTGCCGGACACCAGAGCGCCCACGTCCTACCACACCACAATACGGGAAGGTTTC CAACTGAACACCCTGGACAACGCCCCTGGGGATGGCACCTTTCTGACTGCCGCCGAGATGAGGTCAGTGACGCCCACGAAGGAGGACATCAGCAGACACCCTGACCACACCTTCTGGCTCAACTTTAACTTCTACG CCACCAAGAACCCCCCTCAAGTAATGGTACACATCAACGGAATCTCCTTTAAGCTGCCCTCTGCCCCGCCTCTCTACCAGCCCAATGTCGACACCAGCATCTTCTGTAACGAGACCTCCAGGAAGAACTGTGATGAGGGGTTCTGTCACTGCCCGCACGTCCTTACTGTGAAACAAGACAGCCTGGTGGAGGTTGTTCTGGTTGATGAAA GTTTCGTTAATCACCCCTTTCATCTCCACGGGCACTCCTTTTACGTAATTGGCATGGGGCAGTTTGGACCTGGAATTACGAAAACGAAG GTTCAGGAGCTCGATGCCTCAGGACAGGTGAACCGGAACTTCGAACATGCGCCTCTGAAAGATACAGTCACCGTGCCTAGTGGGGGGTACACCGTTCTCCGTTTTCTTGCTTCTAATCCAG GTTACTGGTTGTTCCACTGCCACCTCACCTTCCACGTTGAGATGGGGATGGCGATGGTGTTCTACGTAGCAGGCAACCAcgccgcgccgccaccaccagacGACCTCCCCCGCTGCGGCCTCTCTGGAATTGATGCCTTGTAA
- the LOC135094181 gene encoding uncharacterized protein LOC135094181, translating to MESVLLLLVVAVVAALGSEGASSFTHAVDCSAADILVGNGEAKLIESMNVKGGAGYFNLYMKPESGFKGVQVQVEETDGANHSAWFRYGSVCFPRREEWVQFMAGTWITRNGLFLRFRSSKCWFYCKTESSLRQPISLSMVAHGPSRWMKGFPPKECGMIYYDPATSEYLNSCSQIPFTTTATSSTNAENLSIYKLTLNKKTIIAVLAAGVAVVAAVVVVVAVWQKQNCVTLLNMVRLHPRPAVPSSQQQPTTGQGHAPDQHDETLYYDILPEITEPGVMGWWPAVSSHPLQFTPDQRNEGFFYETPSDCTARQVAVVVPQLSQDSTVNHDVLPKSVQSCSPNYENITPAGGGAYPRGHLQALGVRGSYLYATMPRATRTAGCKKTNSSVL from the exons ATGGAGAGCgtcttgttgctgttggtggtagCGGTTGTGGCGGCGCTGGGTTCTGAAGGCGCCTCCAGCTTCACACATGCCGTCGACTGTTCTGCTGCTGACATTTTGGTTGGGAATGGAGAAGCGAAACTCATTGAATCTATGAACGTAAAGGGCGGCGCTGGTTACTTCAATCTGTACATGAAGCCTGAGAGTGGTTTCAAGGGCGTCCAGGTTCAGGTGGAGGAGACTGACGGCGCCAACCACTCCGCCTGGTTCCGCTACGGGAGTGTGTGTTTCccgaggagagaggagtgggtgCAGTTCATGGCCGGGACTTGGATAACCAGGAATGGGCTCTTTTTACGTTTTCGGTCCAGTAAATGTTGGTTCTACTGCAAGACCGAAAGCTCCCTGCGACAGCCCATCAGCCTCAGCATGGTGGCTCACGGGCCCTCCAGGTGGATGAAGGGGTTCCCACCTAAGGAATGCGGCATGATCTACTATGACCCCGCCACGTCAGAATACTTGAACAGTTGTTCGCAGATTCCATTCACCACAACCGCCACCAGTAGCACAAACGCTGAGAACCTCTCCATCTACAAGCTGACactgaacaagaaaacaatcatTGCGGTGTTAGCAGcaggagtggcggtggtggcggcggtggtggtggtggtggctgtctgGCAGAAGCAGAATTGTGTTACATTAC TAAACATGGTGAGGCTCCATCCCCGGCCTGCCGTGCCCAGCAGCCAGCAGCAGCCCACCACCGGCCAGGGACACGCCCCAGACCAACACGATGAAACATTATATTACGATATCCTGCCTGAAATCACAGAACCTGGAGTGATGGGATGGTGGCCTGCCGTCTCCAGCCACCCCCTGCAGTTCACCCCAGACCAACGTAATGAAGGATTCTTTTACGAAACCCCGTCAGACTGCACAGCACGCcaagtggctgtggtggtgccgCAGCTTTCACAGGACTCAACCGTCAACCATGACGTGCTGCCTAAGAGCGTGCAGTCCTGCTCACCTAATTACGAGAACATaactcctgctggtggtggcgccTACCCTCGTGGGCACCTGCAGGCTCTAGGAGTCCGTGGGTCATACCTCTACGCCACGATGCCGAGGGCAACACGCACTGCAGGCTGTAAGAAAACTAATTCCTCTGTTTTGTGA
- the LOC135094182 gene encoding uncharacterized protein LOC135094182 encodes MTRRVTDALVCGDKTEQLKAPPRPPLPATACMTLCGVAGEFHTPHHSTALHTTTRRSTTHYITPRHALPVRCRPHPTALRMSLPTNYRQVAMMGPTPTLGPTRGKEQ; translated from the exons ATGACAAGACGTGTTACTGATGCTCTGGTGTGTGGGGACAAAACAGAACAGCTCAAGGCTCCTCCCCGCCCACCTCTCCCTGCCACAGCATGCATGACTTtgtgtggtgttgctggtgaattccacacaccacaccactcgacggcactccacaccaccacacgaCGCAGCACCACACACTACATCACACCACGCCACGCCTTACCAGTCCGCTGCAGACCACATCCT ACAGCCCTGAGGATGTCGTTACCCACTAACTACCGCCAAGTGGCCATGATGGGACCCACACCCACTCTTGGACCCACAC GTGGAAAGGAACAGTAA